The proteins below come from a single Chryseobacterium sp. MA9 genomic window:
- a CDS encoding aldehyde dehydrogenase family protein has product MEQLIESKLIKADKAFSVWRKVPFEERQKLIAKAAEILKNNSEKFGRIITTEMNKPISESIAEVEKCALMMNYYATADNILKPEKVESEFAFSEVHYAPKGVILGVMPWNFPFWQVLRFATPAILAGNTVVLKHASICFGSGNAIVDVLLEAGFPEGVFQNLEVGHKAVKEILEHDAVKGVSLTGSGKAGGEVASIAGLNIKKSLLELGGSDAFIIFDDANLEEAAKAGVKSRLQNCGQTCTAAKRFIIDEKIENEFLPIFIEEYKRYEIGDPLDKETKLAGMARPDLADELEAQFNRALENGAEIIIPLERISDNEFKPGLIRVQEGNPILKEELFGPLGMVMIAKNDEEALKMANDIPFGLSNSVWTKNKDRQLFFIENLESGTVNINRMTSSDPRFPFGGSKASGYGTELSLLALKEFVTAKTIVGN; this is encoded by the coding sequence ATGGAACAATTAATTGAAAGCAAGCTTATTAAAGCAGATAAAGCGTTTTCAGTGTGGAGAAAAGTGCCGTTTGAGGAAAGGCAGAAGTTAATTGCAAAAGCAGCAGAAATCTTAAAGAATAATTCGGAGAAATTTGGTAGAATAATTACAACAGAAATGAATAAACCCATTTCAGAATCAATAGCTGAAGTGGAAAAGTGTGCTTTAATGATGAATTATTATGCCACTGCTGATAATATCTTAAAACCAGAAAAAGTAGAATCTGAATTTGCTTTTTCCGAAGTTCATTATGCTCCAAAAGGAGTAATTTTAGGAGTAATGCCGTGGAATTTTCCTTTTTGGCAGGTATTGAGATTTGCTACTCCTGCAATTTTAGCTGGAAATACAGTTGTTTTGAAGCATGCTTCAATTTGTTTCGGAAGTGGAAATGCCATTGTAGATGTTCTTCTTGAAGCAGGTTTTCCGGAAGGTGTTTTTCAGAATCTTGAAGTGGGACATAAAGCGGTAAAGGAAATTCTTGAGCATGATGCTGTGAAAGGAGTAAGTCTTACAGGCAGTGGAAAAGCCGGAGGTGAAGTGGCTTCAATTGCTGGTTTAAATATCAAAAAATCTTTGCTTGAATTAGGTGGAAGTGATGCATTTATCATTTTTGATGATGCCAATCTAGAGGAAGCAGCAAAAGCTGGAGTAAAATCCAGACTTCAAAACTGCGGGCAAACTTGTACAGCCGCAAAAAGATTTATTATTGACGAAAAAATCGAAAATGAATTTCTTCCTATATTCATTGAAGAATATAAAAGATATGAAATTGGAGATCCCTTAGACAAAGAAACCAAATTAGCAGGAATGGCAAGACCTGACCTGGCTGATGAGCTGGAAGCTCAGTTTAACAGAGCATTGGAAAATGGAGCAGAAATCATTATTCCTCTGGAAAGAATTTCAGATAATGAATTTAAACCAGGCTTAATTAGAGTTCAGGAAGGAAATCCAATTTTAAAAGAAGAACTTTTCGGACCTCTTGGCATGGTTATGATTGCAAAAAATGATGAAGAAGCCCTAAAAATGGCCAATGATATTCCTTTTGGACTTTCCAATTCTGTATGGACTAAAAATAAAGACCGCCAATTATTCTTCATTGAGAACCTTGAATCTGGAACAGTCAATATCAATAGAATGACAAGTTCTGATCCGCGTTTTCCATTCGGAGGATCAAAGGCCTCAGGGTATGGAACAGAACTATCCCTATTAGCTTTAAAGGAATTTGTGACAGCTAAGACGATTGTAGGTAATTAA